CTAGATAGAGCCATAGAACTTATCAAACAAAACTCTAGAAGGTACGCTAAAAGACAAATGACTTGGCTTAAACGCTATCCCATCAACTGGCTAGAAAATCAATAAAAGACAGATACCGTACCTTTGATGTTATCGTGTCCATTTTTAAGAATTATCGAATAAAAATAAACGCCCTCTTTGACAAAGAAACCTGAGGAATTTTTTCCGTCCCAAGCCTGTTTGTAGCCTAAAGATTGATAAACCTTAGCACCCCACCTGTTGTAGATGATTACTTCTGTATTTTCGTATAAGAATGAAGGATTAACTACCCAAGTATCATTGATATTATCCCCATTTGGACTAAAAGCATTAAACAAACAACTGTCTAAAACAACAGGAACTTCAATTTCTTCAATCAATTGACAGCCGTTATTATCCGTAATAGTCAACTGATAAGTTTGGGGACTAAGACCGCTAATACTAGATGTTGTTTCATTAGTATTCCATAAATATTCGTAGGGAGAGGTTCCTCCACTTACGGAAGTTTCTAGGGAAGAAAAATCTTGGTCAAAACAGTCGATTTCTTCTATTAGATTAGATTCTATTTCATTGATAGTCAAATCAAATGAAGATGAACAATAAGCCTGATCAATAATAGTACAAGTATACGAGCCAGGACATAAGCCTCCCTCATAAACGGAATCCGTTTGATTGCCTTGAATATCTCCGTTCAAAGTCCAAGAATAACTGAATGGTCGAACTCCGCCAGATTCCACTTTCATTGTAGAGGTTTCCTGTTCTATAAAGCCATCTATTTCATCAATAGTAAACTCTAAAGTATCTAAACACATAGTATCTGCTGTGGCATCAAAGACAATGAGCTCATAATCCCCAGCACATAGTGCATAAGATACACAAGATTCGTTAGTAACAACGGTATCCTCATTAAGAACAAAACTTATTGGCAAAACGCCACCTTGAACACATACACGAAAAGAGTCTTCTTGTGAACTTGAAATGATATTTAAAGGGTCAGGGCCTTGTACTATTTCTATTGGATTATCACTCCCTACTGTAAATACACAGCCGTACGAGTCCTGTAAAGAAACAGAATAATAACCCGCATTTAAATCTTGTATGCTATAACTTGTATCGTTAGAATTTTGAAAATAAGTAGGCTCAAATTCTCCAAGTGCATTTACTTTACCTAAACTATAGGGTGCAGTTCCTCCACTAATGTTATTTATATAAATGTTTCCAAAGGGGATACAAGATTGTGGGTTGTCAGTAGTGTAATCAAAATACAAGGGTGTTGGGTCTTGAAAAGAGAAGGTATCTGAAAAAGTAATATTATTACTTAAAGAAACAACTGTCAACTCATAAAAACCTGCATAAATTAATGAATCTAATGCTAAAAAACCAGGTGATTGACTATTAATCGATGAATAATTGCCTTCTTCTAAAATTATACCATCTTTAATTAGTGTAACAGAGTAAGCAGTATCAACAGGATTGGTATTAATTGTAAAATAAGTAAATGAACCTTCGCATTTAAAGGTATTTGTACTTGGTACTAAGTTGTCCTGATTAAAAGTAAGTACCATTGTATTTTGAGCATATAAAAGCCCAAATGGAAGTATTGCTATTAATAAAACGAGCTTTTTCATATTCGACAAAGATAGTATTTTTATCATTGATTAGCTTTATGAAATAATGCCAAAGCTGCTATGGGTTTTTCTAGAATAGAAGTAACCGAAATATTAAAATTTTCACAACTTCTTTTTATCTCAGTATGAAAATAAAAAGCAACAGAACCACATAACGACAAGGATGTGATATTATGAGGCAATAAGCATACTTCAACCCATTCGTCAAAGCTTTGTTTAATCATTTGAGCTATTTGAGGGTGTGTTCTATTTCTAAACATTAGCTTAGCAAAAGATGCCAAGTAACGATTAGGAAAAGAATGAGAATATAAATCATTTAAAATTGTTGCTTTATCTAATCCTATTTTAAGAATTAAAGCCTTATCCAATTTATCGCCTAAATAAGCCTTTAATAAACGTTTCCCTAAAGCATTACCACTTCCTTCATCTCCAAGAATATACCCCATACTAGTAGAAAAAGGCAAAACAGTATCTCCATTATACATAGCCACATTAGAACCTGTTCCTAAAATACCTATTACCCCTTCGTTTTTTTGCAACAAGGAACGGGCAGCCGCCAATAAATCAGAATAAACCATAACATCAGCACAACTAAAAACAGATTGCAATACAGTATGCATCTTTTCAGATTTTTCGGAAGAACCACAACCAGCACCATAAAAATGAAGTACTGTAATCTTATCAAAAGGAACATCTAATTGTGATAATGTATCTCTAATAATATGCTCATCAACGATGTAGGGATTCAATCCTATACACTGATGCTGTGAAATACTTTCACCATCTAACAAACGCCATTCTGTTGTGCTACTACCACTATCAGCTATCAGAATCATATTCACGTTTTAATTCAAACTTTTCACCTTCTATAGCTAAATAGGTATCTGGAAAAACAGCTTGTGCCTCATCTAACAAGGGGCTTAAATCAAAATACCTTTGAGAATAATGACCTATAATGAGTTTGCCAACTTGAGCCTTAGAGGCAATAGTTGCTGCTTCTTTGGCTGTAGAGTGCATGGTTTGTCTTGCTCTTTCTTTCAATTCATCTAAAAAAGTCGCTTCGTGATAAAGCATATCTACACCTTTTATCTGTGGTATGATTGCTTCGTGATAGGAAGTGTCACTACAAAAAGCAAAAGAACGAGATAATTGAGCACCTCGCGTCAACTCTTTATGAGGAACTACGGTACCATCAGCAAGTAAGTAATCTCCTCCAGCTTTAATAGCAGGAACGGCCTCAAGAGGAATAGTGTATTCTTCTATTTTTTCTTTTCTCATTCGTCTAGGTTTAGTCTTTTCTTGAAATAGAAAACCACAACAGGGTAAAGAATGGGAAAGTGGAATAGTATGAACAGTTAGGTCGTTACTTTCCATTAACAATTCTGGTTCGTCAAAACCAAATTCATGAAAAAATAAAGGAAAACGTAATTCTGTTTTAGATGCCGCCAATTGAATATAAATTATTTCTTTAAGCTCAGCAGGAGCATAAATATTCAATTCTTTCTCACGACCTAATAAATGCATAGTAGAAATAAACCCTATTAGACCAAAGTAGTGATCCCCGTGAAGGTGAGAAATAAAAATATGTTGAATGCTTTGCATTCTTATTTTGTATTTCCTCAATTGTAGTTGAGTACCTTCACCACAGTCGATTAAAAAAAAACGCTCAGCTACGTTCAGCAACTGAGCGGTAGGTTTTCTATGGATTGTAGGGATAGCTGAATTACAGCCTAATATTGTTAATTCAAATGACATTAATTCTTATTGATTATCATTTTTTTAGTTATCATTCCCTGAGCGTTACTCAAAGTGTAAAAATAAATACCAGAAGATAAAGCCGAAGCATCAACATCTATTTTATTGCTACCGTAATTAGCATTTATTATTCTATGGTCTTGTACTTCACCTAATAAATTGACAACAGAAAAAAGGTATTCTCCTTCGCTAGTAGAGTTAAATTCTATGCTAGTTCTGTTAGAAAATGGATTGGGTGAGTTTTGAGATACAGAAAACGATACCTTATCATTTTCATTAATAGAAACCATTTCAGACTCAACAACTAATCTATATCCGTCAATGTTTTCATAGTCACCCAACTGCTCATACAAAGATACTGTTCCAATAACAGAGACATTAATCCAACCGTCAATGATTAAACTCAATTCATGAGTACCTAATTCATCTTCACCAGGTGTGCCAAATAAGGTTACACAAGCAATATCATTACCCATAAAAACAGAGTCTGAATTAGAAAGATAAGTGGACATTGAGGAGGGTAGTCCAGTAACACCAACTAATTTAATACTATCGATTTCTAGTGGTGCAATATTTACAGGAAAACCCAAAACATCAATTTCATAAGGGTCACCCATTACTTCACCAACTGTTGCTGGTGTTTTGATTTGTATGTGCTCTTCATAATAGGTGTCTAACTGTGCAATTGGTAGGTTTTGAATGGTATCAGGCCATAATCCAAAGGTTGAATCCTGCAAAGAGGCATCAGGCACACAAGGGCTTTGTTGTGCAAGGACAGTTAAACTTGATGTAAATAATAGTGTAATTAGTAAACTTTTCTTCATAATATACTAGATGTTAAGTGAGCGTTCAATATCTTCCATTTCAATAATGTCAAAAGCTTCTTGCAGTGTTGGCACTACTAAGAATTCATCGTGCAAAAATTGATTTGAAATCATAACGAACGAATTAGTTTGAACAAGATTTTTACCAAATGTAGTAAACTTTGTTAAATGTTCGGTATTTAGATTTGAAACTTCTGTGAGGTCTAATATAAGGTGTTTACAGTCTTGACTAAAAAGTGAGTTGATAAAAGTCATATCATCCTCAATCTCTGACAACTGAATTATCAAGCAGTTTTTCTGAATATGGTGACGGTATGACATCTTATTTTTTAATGCTATTGGCTAACAAATACAAAACAGCCATACGTATAGCTACACCATTTTCTACTTGGTGTAGAATAATGGCTTGTTTAGAATCTGCTACATCGGAAGTTATTTCTACACCTCTATTTATAGGACCAGGATGCATAACGGTAATGTGCTTAGATAGAGAGTCAAGACGTTCTTTATTCAATCCATACATCATACTATATTCCTTTAGAGATGGAAAGAACTTTGTGTCTTGACGTTCCAATTGAATACGTAACATATTAGCAACATCACACCATTCTAAAGCAGTCATTAAATCTGGTTCGTAAGCAACTCCCAATGACTCTATATACTTTGGCATAAGGGTTGAAGGGCCACATACTTTAACTTCAGCACCTAACATTTTTAGACAAAATATGTTTGACAATGCTACACGAGAGTGAAGAATGTCCCCAACAATAACCACTTTTTTACCGTTTACATCACCGTACTTTTCTCGTATAGAATAAGCATCTAAAAGTGCTTGAGTAGGATGTTCATGAGCACCATCTCCAGCATTGACTATTGGCACATCTATATGATTAGCTAAGAAGGTAGAAGCACCTGCATCAGGGTGACGCATAACTATCATATCTACTTTCATGGCTAAAATATTATTAACAGTATCAATTAGCGTTTCTCCTTTTTTAACCGATGACGATGCAGCCGAAAAATTAAGTGTATCTGCTGATAGACGTTTTTCGGCTAACTCAAAAGACAATCTTGTTCGTGTAGAATTTTCAAAAAACAAATTAGCAATAGTGATATCTCGTAAAGATGGAACCTTTCGTATTGGTCGATTGATAACTTCTTTGAAATTATCTGCAGTTTTGAAAATAAGGTCTATATCTTCTTTTTGAAGATTTTTAATTCCTAAAAGATGTTTGACACTTAAAGTACTCATTCACTTTTTAAAATTACACGTTCGTTATCTCCCCATTCCACAGATACCCTTTCGTCAGCAACTACATCAATTGTACACCCTACATAATCGGGTTGTATGGGTACATGACGACTCAATCGTCTATCGATAAGTACTAGCAATTCGATGGATAAAGGACGTCCATAATCCAATAAAGCGTCTAAAGATGCTCTAACAGAACGACCAGTATATAATACATCATCTATCACCACAACCTTCTTACCTTCCAAAGAAACATCTAAAAAGGTACTACTAGCAACAAGGGGACCTTCTCTCCTTCTGAAGTCATCTCTGTAGAAAGTGATATCGAGACTACCTATTTGCAGTTCAAACTTAGAATTTATGGACTCTAAACAGGTTTTGATACGCTGACAAAGCTGTACGCCCCTAGGTTGGAGTCCAATCAAAATAGTGTTAGAAAAATCGTCATGATTTTCAACCAACTGTTGACATAATCGGTTGATTATGATTTGAATTTGTTGGTTATCGAGTATGCTTTTGGGCTTGCTCATTTCAAAAAGCAAATATAAATTATTTATTCATTCTATGGCATAAAAAAAGACCCTATGAAAATAGGGCCTTTCTTAATAATTATAGGAAGATTACTTCTTCTTTTTAGTAGTATCTTTTTCCATGCTCTCTTTTAAAGCTATTAGCTCGTCCATATCTCCTAGAGTACTTTTCTGTTGAGATTGCTGAACTTTAACGACGTTTTTCTTCGTATTTTTAGCTTCTTCCATCTTTACTTCTTTGAAAATCACAGTATGTGAAACAATGATTTTCTGAGAATCTTTGTGGAATTCAAGTACACGGAAGGTCAGTTTTTCACCTACTGCTACCTTAGAGTCATCTTCTTTAGCAAGGTGTCTTTTAGGAGCAAATGCCTCAACGCCGTGAGTAAGGATAATGCTAGCACCATTTTTAGTGATATCTTTCACTTCACCTTCGTGCTCAGAACCTTCGTTGAATACACTCTCGTATCCATCCCATGGATTGTCAGACAATTGTTTTACACCAAGACTTAACTTTCTTGCTTCTAAGTCCAATTCAAGAACTTGAGCTTCGATAACTTCACCAACCTTAGTAAAGTCTGACGGATGCTTAATTTTCTTTTCCCAAGATAAATCTGAGATATGGATTAGACCGTCAACACCTTCTTCTAACTCTACGAAAATACCGAAGTTAGTGAAGTTTCTTACTGTTACTTTTTGAGTACTTCCTGTTGGGAATTTCTTAGCGATTTCTGCCCAAGGGTCTGGTTGTAACTGCTTCATTCCAAGAGACATTTTTCTTTCCTCTCTATCAAGAGTCAATACTTGTGCCTCTATCTCTTGTCCTACTTTCAAGAAGTCACTAGCACTTCTTAGGTGAGTAGACCACGACATTTCTGAAACGTGAACCAAGGCTTCAATACCCGTTTGTACTTCAACAAAAGCACCGTAATCAGCAACAACAACAACTTTACCTTTGATTTTGTCACCAACAGC
Above is a window of Flavobacteriales bacterium DNA encoding:
- a CDS encoding gliding motility-associated C-terminal domain-containing protein, translated to MKKLVLLIAILPFGLLYAQNTMVLTFNQDNLVPSTNTFKCEGSFTYFTINTNPVDTAYSVTLIKDGIILEEGNYSSINSQSPGFLALDSLIYAGFYELTVVSLSNNITFSDTFSFQDPTPLYFDYTTDNPQSCIPFGNIYINNISGGTAPYSLGKVNALGEFEPTYFQNSNDTSYSIQDLNAGYYSVSLQDSYGCVFTVGSDNPIEIVQGPDPLNIISSSQEDSFRVCVQGGVLPISFVLNEDTVVTNESCVSYALCAGDYELIVFDATADTMCLDTLEFTIDEIDGFIEQETSTMKVESGGVRPFSYSWTLNGDIQGNQTDSVYEGGLCPGSYTCTIIDQAYCSSSFDLTINEIESNLIEEIDCFDQDFSSLETSVSGGTSPYEYLWNTNETTSSISGLSPQTYQLTITDNNGCQLIEEIEVPVVLDSCLFNAFSPNGDNINDTWVVNPSFLYENTEVIIYNRWGAKVYQSLGYKQAWDGKNSSGFFVKEGVYFYSIILKNGHDNIKGTVSVFY
- a CDS encoding ribonuclease Z; its protein translation is MSFELTILGCNSAIPTIHRKPTAQLLNVAERFFLIDCGEGTQLQLRKYKIRMQSIQHIFISHLHGDHYFGLIGFISTMHLLGREKELNIYAPAELKEIIYIQLAASKTELRFPLFFHEFGFDEPELLMESNDLTVHTIPLSHSLPCCGFLFQEKTKPRRMRKEKIEEYTIPLEAVPAIKAGGDYLLADGTVVPHKELTRGAQLSRSFAFCSDTSYHEAIIPQIKGVDMLYHEATFLDELKERARQTMHSTAKEAATIASKAQVGKLIIGHYSQRYFDLSPLLDEAQAVFPDTYLAIEGEKFELKREYDSDS
- a CDS encoding T9SS type A sorting domain-containing protein, translating into MKKSLLITLLFTSSLTVLAQQSPCVPDASLQDSTFGLWPDTIQNLPIAQLDTYYEEHIQIKTPATVGEVMGDPYEIDVLGFPVNIAPLEIDSIKLVGVTGLPSSMSTYLSNSDSVFMGNDIACVTLFGTPGEDELGTHELSLIIDGWINVSVIGTVSLYEQLGDYENIDGYRLVVESEMVSINENDKVSFSVSQNSPNPFSNRTSIEFNSTSEGEYLFSVVNLLGEVQDHRIINANYGSNKIDVDASALSSGIYFYTLSNAQGMITKKMIINKN
- a CDS encoding aspartate carbamoyltransferase catalytic subunit, which translates into the protein MSTLSVKHLLGIKNLQKEDIDLIFKTADNFKEVINRPIRKVPSLRDITIANLFFENSTRTRLSFELAEKRLSADTLNFSAASSSVKKGETLIDTVNNILAMKVDMIVMRHPDAGASTFLANHIDVPIVNAGDGAHEHPTQALLDAYSIREKYGDVNGKKVVIVGDILHSRVALSNIFCLKMLGAEVKVCGPSTLMPKYIESLGVAYEPDLMTALEWCDVANMLRIQLERQDTKFFPSLKEYSMMYGLNKERLDSLSKHITVMHPGPINRGVEITSDVADSKQAIILHQVENGVAIRMAVLYLLANSIKK
- the pyrR gene encoding bifunctional pyr operon transcriptional regulator/uracil phosphoribosyltransferase PyrR, translated to MSKPKSILDNQQIQIIINRLCQQLVENHDDFSNTILIGLQPRGVQLCQRIKTCLESINSKFELQIGSLDITFYRDDFRRREGPLVASSTFLDVSLEGKKVVVIDDVLYTGRSVRASLDALLDYGRPLSIELLVLIDRRLSRHVPIQPDYVGCTIDVVADERVSVEWGDNERVILKSE